A window from Sphingobacterium hotanense encodes these proteins:
- a CDS encoding RNA polymerase sigma factor: MTVPTQNTDERLLELIHQNQTTAFHELYERYKAGMLIFAAQRVSRDIAEDLVQDVFLSLWKNRTRLEIKERIAGYLFKALRTKIIDHMSKSINAQKYLDSIDVFAKSHTGTDAKVREETFLKRIEDLLHRCGPQYQMILKMRLEGYNNQEIADHLGLSEKTVRNQSSNLMKVLRSKLSTWILFTFF; the protein is encoded by the coding sequence ATGACAGTTCCTACTCAGAACACCGATGAAAGATTATTGGAGTTGATTCACCAAAATCAAACGACTGCTTTTCATGAACTCTATGAAAGATATAAAGCGGGTATGCTGATTTTTGCTGCCCAACGCGTGAGTCGTGACATTGCGGAAGATTTGGTGCAAGATGTTTTTTTGAGTTTATGGAAAAACAGGACAAGGTTAGAGATTAAAGAGCGCATAGCAGGTTATCTTTTCAAAGCTTTAAGGACGAAAATCATCGATCATATGTCCAAAAGCATTAATGCGCAAAAGTACCTAGATTCCATTGATGTCTTTGCAAAATCACACACCGGTACCGATGCAAAAGTTCGAGAAGAAACCTTTCTAAAACGTATCGAAGATTTGCTGCATCGTTGCGGTCCTCAATATCAAATGATTTTAAAAATGAGACTCGAAGGGTATAACAATCAAGAGATAGCTGACCATTTGGGTTTATCTGAAAAAACGGTGCGAAATCAGTCTTCAAATTTGATGAAAGTCTTGAGATCGAAGTTGTCGACTTGGATACTTTTTACATTTTTTTAG
- the pncA gene encoding bifunctional nicotinamidase/pyrazinamidase, translating to MKALIIVDVQYDFLPEGALAVAKGDEIIPVINSIQKDYDLIVATQDWHPNNHKSFASQHVDKLTFDVIELNGLLQVLWPDHCIQGSYGAELSEELETDRVEAIFRKGMDPEIDSYSGFYDNGRRKNTGLAGYLKDRQVTEVHVCGLAADYCVFYTAMDALDEGFKTSIVSKATKAIDKGAFIEKKNEFVQKGGSLL from the coding sequence ATGAAAGCACTTATTATCGTCGATGTACAGTACGATTTCCTACCAGAGGGTGCACTAGCCGTTGCAAAGGGAGACGAAATTATCCCAGTTATAAATAGCATCCAAAAAGATTACGACCTGATTGTTGCCACCCAAGACTGGCACCCCAATAATCATAAGAGTTTCGCGAGCCAACATGTTGATAAGCTCACCTTCGATGTCATCGAGCTCAATGGCCTGCTGCAGGTTCTGTGGCCTGACCATTGCATCCAAGGTTCTTATGGCGCTGAATTATCGGAAGAATTAGAAACCGACCGTGTGGAAGCAATCTTCCGAAAAGGCATGGACCCCGAGATCGATAGCTATAGCGGATTTTATGATAATGGCCGTCGCAAGAATACAGGCCTCGCTGGATATTTAAAGGATCGCCAGGTGACGGAGGTACATGTTTGTGGACTCGCGGCAGACTATTGCGTATTTTATACCGCTATGGATGCACTAGACGAAGGCTTTAAAACAAGTATTGTGAGCAAGGCAACTAAAGCAATCGATAAGGGAGCCTTTATCGAAAAGAAAAACGAATTTGTACAAAAAGGGGGCTCATTATTGTAG
- a CDS encoding outer membrane beta-barrel protein yields the protein MKNVLVVLTLSLLSLTAFAQQRITGTVVDKTNSNPLNDVTLQLLNDKDSVLARTRTNSEGLYTLEKVPTGQFRLNTSILGYKVGSRSVKIADKELTINYQLEPSEIVLEEIAVTAAPNVAVRGDTLEFNSRNFATREYAEANEMVAQVPGVTIDEEGNVSAHGEQVKRILVDGKEFFSTDPKIALKNLPADIIDKLQIIDERSEQSRFAGFDDGKRNKIINIVTKPDKRKGYFGRANAGKGDSDKFAFSSNINAFNEDQKIAINLMANNINETNFAEQGYGGQRRGNNNTDRGIADTYAGALNYSNTFLADKMDFNADYNFRRSDAYTNSLTALEYLMQERANQFQDSQTESNVGNINHNFSTRVKWKIDSLNQLDFSPNFTYTENNNHNIGNSIRRIGESELLNTSDRNNTNNTSNFTFGGNMTYMRRLKNPGQTISLNVNGNKSTNDGFGQTLAFNEYYRDALLSRIDTNNRESITNGYGSGINSRLSYTHRLAQYSRLQANYNFRNTRNYSDRKTMEFLAETGQYDELNERLSNEFQNDFNFHSVGASYAYNKRDTLRIQVGLNYEHGMRVNDRTFPIDLRTTADFASLLPEVTAVYYFTKTKNVEFNYNTNTNTPSINDLQDYVDVSNELNIRNGNPNLNQEYIHTAQLRYRDVNRTNGRSFNSNINFSYTKNKIVRSVLITDTTMVLFDDVILGAGGQYSVPVNVDGVYSIRATNSYGLPIKKLGINLNLNSNLFYNKNFAYLNDKLIPSKGYGFSQHVGIFTNFSKNIIIGMNYNANVNFTNNPTARIQNYTVQTHRVSNTLTLEFLKRMAFSYNLAYLYNSGIGGSEGISTTLLNASLGYKVFKQKNAELSLKAFDLLNNASSIRRTASETAISSVTSNTLNRYFLLSFTYNLRNFGGKMIFGDDEGGRGDRPRGNRRGRN from the coding sequence ATGAAAAACGTCCTAGTTGTCCTCACCCTGAGCCTCTTAAGCCTGACGGCTTTTGCGCAGCAAAGGATTACCGGAACTGTTGTTGATAAGACAAACAGCAACCCGCTCAACGATGTTACCCTGCAGTTATTAAATGATAAAGACTCCGTATTGGCCCGTACTCGGACCAATTCCGAAGGACTGTACACTCTGGAAAAAGTTCCGACAGGGCAGTTTCGTCTCAATACGTCGATATTAGGTTATAAAGTGGGTAGCAGATCGGTGAAGATTGCTGATAAAGAATTAACAATTAACTACCAATTGGAGCCGAGCGAAATTGTCTTGGAGGAAATTGCAGTTACAGCTGCACCCAATGTTGCGGTTCGAGGGGATACGTTAGAATTCAATTCGCGCAATTTTGCCACCAGGGAATACGCGGAAGCGAATGAGATGGTTGCGCAAGTGCCGGGAGTTACCATCGATGAGGAAGGTAATGTATCAGCACATGGCGAACAAGTGAAGCGCATCTTGGTTGATGGAAAGGAATTCTTCAGCACAGATCCTAAGATTGCTTTAAAAAACCTTCCGGCGGATATTATTGATAAACTTCAGATCATCGATGAGCGAAGCGAGCAATCTCGATTTGCAGGTTTTGACGATGGAAAGCGAAATAAAATCATCAATATCGTAACGAAGCCTGATAAAAGAAAGGGCTACTTCGGCCGCGCAAATGCGGGAAAGGGTGATAGTGACAAATTCGCTTTTAGCAGCAATATCAATGCTTTTAACGAAGACCAGAAGATCGCCATTAACTTAATGGCCAATAATATTAACGAAACGAACTTTGCCGAGCAGGGATATGGAGGGCAGCGTCGCGGTAATAATAATACCGATCGCGGGATTGCGGACACCTATGCAGGCGCGTTGAATTATAGCAATACCTTTTTGGCGGACAAGATGGATTTCAATGCAGATTACAATTTCCGTCGCTCCGATGCTTACACCAATTCTTTAACCGCATTGGAATACCTCATGCAGGAGCGAGCAAATCAGTTTCAAGATTCGCAGACCGAGTCTAATGTGGGCAACATTAACCATAACTTTAGTACGCGAGTGAAATGGAAGATCGATAGTTTAAACCAGTTGGACTTCTCTCCGAATTTCACCTATACCGAAAACAACAACCATAACATTGGAAATAGTATCCGTAGAATTGGTGAATCTGAGCTTTTGAATACTTCAGATCGTAATAACACCAACAACACTAGCAATTTCACGTTTGGCGGTAATATGACTTATATGCGTAGGCTAAAAAATCCTGGGCAGACCATTTCCTTAAATGTCAATGGAAACAAGAGTACCAATGACGGCTTCGGCCAGACCCTCGCTTTTAATGAATACTATAGGGATGCGCTCTTAAGCCGTATTGACACCAACAATCGGGAAAGCATTACCAATGGCTATGGATCGGGTATCAACAGCCGACTCAGTTATACGCACCGCTTAGCACAATATTCAAGATTGCAGGCGAACTACAACTTCCGAAATACTAGAAATTATTCCGACCGTAAAACAATGGAGTTTCTTGCAGAGACAGGACAGTATGACGAGCTGAATGAACGCCTCTCTAACGAGTTTCAGAACGATTTTAATTTCCATAGCGTAGGTGCCTCTTACGCCTACAACAAACGTGATACCCTACGTATCCAGGTAGGACTTAATTACGAACATGGAATGCGCGTGAATGATCGAACTTTTCCAATCGACCTTCGTACGACAGCTGATTTCGCCAGCCTTTTACCGGAAGTAACAGCCGTTTATTATTTTACGAAGACTAAAAACGTCGAATTCAATTACAACACAAACACCAATACGCCTAGCATTAATGATCTACAGGATTATGTCGATGTATCCAACGAGCTGAATATCCGCAACGGTAATCCGAATTTGAATCAGGAATATATTCATACCGCACAATTGCGTTATCGGGATGTAAACCGAACAAATGGCAGAAGTTTTAATAGCAATATCAACTTCAGTTATACCAAAAACAAGATCGTACGCTCGGTCTTGATCACCGACACGACGATGGTCCTCTTCGACGATGTTATTCTCGGAGCGGGTGGACAGTACTCAGTTCCTGTGAATGTGGATGGAGTCTACTCAATCCGGGCGACAAATAGCTATGGTTTACCAATAAAAAAACTAGGCATTAACCTCAATCTAAACAGTAATCTATTCTACAATAAGAACTTTGCTTACCTGAACGATAAACTAATTCCAAGCAAAGGATATGGTTTCAGTCAACATGTCGGGATCTTCACAAACTTCAGCAAAAACATTATAATCGGTATGAATTATAATGCGAACGTGAATTTCACGAACAACCCGACTGCGCGCATACAGAATTACACGGTACAGACCCACCGAGTGAGCAATACATTGACGCTGGAGTTTTTGAAGCGCATGGCCTTCTCTTATAATTTAGCTTATTTATATAACTCCGGTATTGGTGGTTCTGAGGGGATTTCAACGACTTTATTAAATGCCTCCTTGGGCTATAAAGTCTTCAAGCAGAAGAATGCGGAGTTGTCTCTAAAAGCATTCGACTTATTGAATAATGCTTCGAGCATCCGACGTACGGCGTCTGAAACTGCCATAAGCAGCGTAACATCCAATACCCTAAATCGGTATTTCTTATTAAGTTTCACGTATAACCTGCGGAACTTTGGCGGAAAGATGATCTTCGGTGATGATGAAGGTGGTCGAGGAGATCGACCTCGAGGAAACCGCAGGGGAAGAAATTAA
- a CDS encoding glycoside hydrolase family 3 protein: MIKRILSCGLLTCLFTTAVFAQKKPDFIPFINQKHAWVDSVFNTLTPKQKIGQLFLVRAHTNLGEKYIDSVAKVIEKEQLGGLVVFQGGPVRHANMFNKYQKASKVPLLITFDGEWGLGMRMPDSTISYPYQMTLGAIQNNSLIYDMGRQIAKDFLRIGMHFNFAPVVDINNNPKNPVINFRSFGDDKNNVTQKAKAYMDGMVAGGILASLKHFPGHGDTDVDSHYDLPQLKFDKKRLMELEIFPFKELIQAGAPSVMVAHMNIPALDATPNIPSSISKKVVTDLLRNELGFKGLTVTDAMDMKGVKKHFPNGEADVMAIAAGHDLLEVSENSGRAIDLIEKAIKSGRISQADLDARVKKVLAAKLWLGLNKYQKVNTNNLINDLNDASSKTLVQRLADAAVTVVKSDRGLRRFDNKRKTAIVSIGIDKAQDFEKGMASQLTDFTQIYVKGNENEGQLDSLMKLARDHKQVILAIHDNRSRPRSELELSEDVKMFIDKLAGRRTISVLFTNPYALNSVDVMRSSSVVLTYQNDGFMQKAAIKLFTKQLKATGKLPVTINKDLKFGEGI, translated from the coding sequence ATGATCAAACGTATATTAAGCTGTGGATTATTGACTTGTCTTTTTACGACAGCAGTTTTTGCTCAGAAAAAGCCTGACTTTATCCCTTTCATCAATCAAAAACATGCATGGGTAGACTCGGTGTTCAACACCTTGACGCCGAAACAAAAGATTGGACAGTTATTTTTAGTCCGTGCTCACACTAATTTGGGCGAGAAATATATTGACTCGGTTGCTAAAGTAATCGAAAAAGAGCAATTAGGTGGATTGGTGGTGTTTCAAGGCGGGCCGGTTCGACATGCTAATATGTTCAACAAATACCAGAAGGCGAGCAAAGTGCCTTTGTTGATTACCTTTGATGGCGAGTGGGGATTAGGGATGCGTATGCCGGATTCGACTATTTCTTATCCATATCAAATGACATTGGGCGCGATCCAAAACAATAGTTTGATTTATGATATGGGTCGTCAGATTGCGAAAGACTTCCTTCGCATTGGAATGCACTTCAATTTTGCGCCTGTCGTTGATATCAACAACAATCCTAAAAACCCGGTAATCAATTTCCGTTCTTTTGGGGATGACAAAAACAATGTGACACAGAAAGCGAAAGCTTATATGGATGGTATGGTTGCTGGTGGCATCTTAGCATCGCTAAAGCATTTCCCTGGTCATGGTGATACCGATGTGGATTCACATTATGATCTTCCGCAATTGAAGTTTGACAAAAAGCGCTTAATGGAGCTTGAAATCTTCCCGTTCAAAGAACTGATCCAAGCGGGTGCTCCATCTGTGATGGTTGCCCATATGAATATCCCTGCGTTAGACGCTACACCGAATATCCCATCTTCTATTTCTAAAAAAGTAGTGACAGACCTTTTGCGTAATGAGTTAGGCTTTAAAGGGCTGACCGTTACAGATGCGATGGACATGAAAGGGGTGAAGAAGCACTTTCCGAACGGAGAGGCTGATGTGATGGCGATTGCTGCAGGACACGATCTTTTGGAAGTTTCAGAAAACAGCGGTCGCGCAATTGATTTAATTGAAAAGGCAATTAAGAGCGGAAGAATTAGCCAAGCAGACTTAGATGCTCGGGTTAAAAAAGTATTAGCAGCGAAACTTTGGCTAGGATTAAATAAATATCAAAAGGTCAATACGAATAACCTGATCAATGATTTGAACGATGCCAGTTCAAAAACATTGGTTCAACGCTTAGCGGATGCCGCTGTAACCGTTGTGAAGTCCGACCGTGGATTAAGACGTTTCGATAACAAACGCAAAACCGCAATTGTCTCTATTGGTATTGATAAAGCACAGGATTTCGAAAAAGGGATGGCTAGCCAATTGACAGACTTTACGCAGATTTATGTAAAGGGGAATGAAAATGAAGGTCAATTAGACAGTTTAATGAAACTTGCTCGCGACCATAAACAAGTGATCCTTGCTATCCACGATAATCGTTCAAGACCTCGTAGTGAATTGGAATTGAGCGAAGATGTGAAGATGTTTATTGATAAACTAGCAGGTCGCCGTACTATTTCGGTATTGTTCACCAACCCATACGCGCTGAATTCTGTTGATGTCATGCGCAGTAGCTCGGTCGTATTGACCTACCAAAACGATGGTTTTATGCAAAAAGCCGCTATCAAGTTGTTCACAAAACAATTAAAAGCAACAGGAAAATTACCTGTTACAATCAATAAGGATTTAAAATTTGGCGAAGGGATATAG
- a CDS encoding TetR/AcrR family transcriptional regulator translates to MKESTISRKERILQTAMQLFANKGYLDTSTKEIAANAGVSEALIFKHFGNKDALLSHIVKAGYRKVLMHHKGMMTYKSAKDFLRNMVKLPSELVADDPQFWKLQERLSHHSFSKTQHELFIKPVQPIVLKAFNELGYANPELETQLLLLIIDMLWKKEACGEIANANELASLIEEKYQLK, encoded by the coding sequence ATGAAAGAGTCAACAATAAGTAGGAAAGAGAGAATTCTGCAGACAGCTATGCAGTTATTTGCAAACAAGGGGTACTTGGATACCTCCACCAAAGAAATTGCAGCAAATGCTGGCGTATCAGAAGCATTGATTTTTAAGCATTTCGGAAATAAAGACGCCCTATTGTCTCATATTGTGAAAGCAGGATATCGGAAGGTGTTGATGCATCATAAAGGGATGATGACTTATAAGTCTGCGAAGGATTTCCTACGAAACATGGTTAAATTGCCGTCTGAATTAGTTGCTGACGACCCACAATTCTGGAAACTACAGGAAAGACTTTCCCACCATTCATTCTCCAAAACGCAACACGAGCTGTTCATAAAGCCGGTGCAACCTATTGTACTTAAAGCGTTCAACGAACTCGGATATGCCAATCCGGAGTTGGAAACCCAGCTTCTTTTACTTATTATCGACATGCTCTGGAAGAAAGAAGCGTGCGGTGAGATTGCGAATGCAAACGAGCTGGCATCCCTTATTGAGGAGAAATACCAGTTGAAATAA
- a CDS encoding L-serine ammonia-lyase: MAKEQISIFDMFKIGIGPSSSHTLGPWRAAQRFVQVLKDQSVLQDVEQLNILLYGSLAKTGVGHGTDIAVLLGLSGDDPVTFDVHDVVPKVDRIKASKKLNVGAQQEIDFSYEDNLLFLFDQSLPFHPNAVTFQAFLKDGKAISETYYSIGGGFVVQENDSEGVLSEVDLPFPVDTAQELMVACMRTGLKISELVLENELSWRPEQETRAGVWKIFETIRDCIYKGCHTDGVLPGGLHVERRASKLNKRMLKGRSYSDFDTWVQAIREGGRDFGYILDCVSCFALAVNEENASFGRVVTAPTNGAAGVIPAVLQYYIVFHDCYNEDKIIQFIATASEIGSIFKKGATISAAMGGCQAEIGVSSAMAAGALTECLGGSQRQALMAAEIAMEHHLGLTCDPIGGLVQIPCIERNTMGAIKAITAAQLALQSNPDKAKVSLDAVVSTMWETAQDMNVKYKETADGGLAIKVPLSLPEC, from the coding sequence ATGGCAAAGGAGCAAATTTCAATTTTTGACATGTTTAAAATCGGGATTGGACCATCCAGTTCCCACACCTTAGGACCTTGGCGTGCTGCACAGCGGTTTGTACAAGTGCTTAAGGATCAGTCTGTATTGCAAGACGTCGAACAGCTTAACATTTTGTTGTACGGCTCATTGGCAAAAACAGGTGTTGGGCACGGTACGGACATCGCGGTGTTACTGGGACTTTCTGGGGATGATCCGGTGACTTTTGATGTGCACGATGTTGTGCCAAAAGTCGACCGTATTAAAGCCAGTAAGAAATTGAATGTCGGCGCCCAACAAGAGATTGATTTTTCTTATGAAGACAATCTATTGTTTCTATTTGATCAGAGCTTACCTTTCCACCCGAATGCCGTTACTTTTCAAGCGTTTTTGAAAGACGGAAAAGCTATCAGTGAAACGTATTACTCGATTGGGGGTGGTTTTGTGGTTCAGGAGAACGATTCCGAAGGGGTCTTATCTGAAGTGGATTTGCCTTTCCCTGTGGATACCGCGCAGGAGCTGATGGTCGCTTGTATGCGTACCGGTTTGAAAATATCGGAGTTGGTATTGGAGAATGAGCTTTCATGGCGTCCGGAGCAGGAAACTAGAGCCGGAGTTTGGAAGATATTCGAAACTATTCGCGATTGTATCTATAAGGGATGTCACACAGATGGAGTGCTGCCGGGCGGTTTGCATGTAGAGCGACGAGCTTCGAAACTCAACAAGCGTATGTTAAAGGGTCGTAGTTATTCGGACTTTGATACTTGGGTTCAGGCGATCCGCGAAGGCGGTCGTGATTTCGGTTATATTTTAGACTGTGTAAGCTGTTTTGCTCTTGCGGTGAATGAGGAGAATGCTTCATTTGGACGCGTTGTTACGGCACCAACGAATGGTGCGGCGGGTGTAATTCCGGCAGTTTTGCAATACTATATCGTGTTCCACGATTGTTATAACGAAGATAAGATCATCCAATTTATTGCTACGGCTTCAGAGATTGGCTCTATATTTAAAAAGGGTGCTACGATATCGGCAGCGATGGGTGGTTGCCAGGCTGAAATCGGTGTGTCATCGGCAATGGCAGCCGGTGCCTTGACGGAATGCTTGGGTGGTTCTCAGCGACAGGCCTTAATGGCGGCGGAGATTGCTATGGAGCATCACTTAGGACTTACTTGCGATCCGATTGGAGGATTGGTGCAGATTCCATGTATCGAGAGAAATACCATGGGTGCTATCAAGGCAATTACTGCGGCACAGCTGGCATTGCAATCGAACCCGGATAAAGCGAAGGTGAGTTTGGATGCGGTGGTGAGCACTATGTGGGAAACGGCCCAAGACATGAACGTGAAGTATAAGGAAACGGCCGATGGCGGTTTAGCAATCAAGGTGCCGTTGAGTTTGCCAGAGTGTTAG
- a CDS encoding response regulator transcription factor codes for MTNVLYVEDEESLAMIVSDSLEAHGFMVRHVPNGQQALLFHGKYKPDIIVLDVMMPLMDGFTVAKEIRKTDLHTPIIFLTALTQTEDVVKGFKLGANDYVRKPFKIEELIVRIEAALKKTGQGMSDTKFVIGNYTLDTVKNILSNGESNEKLSYREAELLKRLIESKDKVLPRDEIIRTYWSNDTYFTGRSLDVFISRIRKYLSADERIKITNIRGVGYMLSLD; via the coding sequence ATGACCAATGTGCTATATGTAGAGGACGAGGAGAGTTTGGCGATGATTGTTTCTGATAGTTTAGAAGCCCATGGCTTTATGGTTAGGCATGTGCCTAATGGTCAGCAAGCGCTATTGTTCCACGGGAAATATAAGCCCGATATCATTGTCTTAGATGTGATGATGCCCCTCATGGATGGGTTCACCGTCGCTAAGGAAATTCGTAAGACAGACCTTCATACGCCTATTATTTTCCTAACAGCTCTGACGCAGACTGAAGATGTCGTGAAGGGCTTCAAATTAGGCGCAAATGACTATGTGCGCAAGCCTTTCAAGATCGAAGAGCTGATCGTACGCATCGAGGCAGCCTTAAAGAAAACGGGTCAGGGAATGTCGGATACTAAGTTTGTAATCGGCAATTATACGCTGGATACGGTCAAAAATATTTTATCCAATGGCGAAAGCAACGAAAAGCTGTCCTATCGTGAAGCAGAACTGCTGAAGCGCTTGATCGAAAGTAAAGATAAAGTGCTTCCACGCGATGAAATCATTCGTACCTATTGGAGCAATGACACCTACTTTACAGGCCGAAGCCTGGACGTATTCATCAGTAGAATACGCAAATACCTATCCGCCGATGAGCGAATCAAGATAACGAATATCCGAGGCGTTGGATATATGTTATCTTTGGATTGA
- a CDS encoding FecR family protein, translating to MSLDKNILNRYNQGNASEEERSTVESWFDQYHGERPLSDQEVLDMLNSLDKKIFPVSERKSIPWNRIVAVAASLILVLTISYYWMKSKSNNNIEDQLALYEAPKSSSPIIVLENNQEYNIDSLHAGDTLSVGKYFITKLEDGEIKYILDPTTTEIVYNTVRTKAGSTASLMLSDGSRVWLNVNSEIKYPINFSSDTREVQLKGEGYFEVEHQEHELRRIPFYVRGSTHTIAVLGTKFNVDFTKSNVTALVDGKVSIAKGDLNDQVRDLDFNVTLLPNQVYSEGRVSYSDNILQYLDWKEGYFSLSNRTLGSVVQKISAWYGIKVIVDDSIKNSLLYGRINRKKSLKEVLSLISDAIPLTYEFDKNVLYLKKATQP from the coding sequence ATGAGTTTGGATAAAAACATTCTGAATAGATATAACCAGGGAAACGCTTCTGAAGAGGAGAGATCCACAGTTGAATCTTGGTTTGATCAATATCATGGCGAACGACCGCTCAGCGATCAGGAAGTGTTAGATATGTTGAACTCATTAGATAAGAAGATTTTCCCGGTTTCGGAAAGGAAATCTATTCCTTGGAACCGGATTGTTGCTGTTGCTGCGAGTTTGATTTTGGTTCTGACTATTTCTTATTACTGGATGAAATCGAAGTCTAATAATAATATAGAAGACCAATTAGCGCTATATGAGGCACCTAAATCCTCAAGTCCCATCATAGTTCTTGAAAATAATCAGGAATACAACATCGACAGCTTACATGCAGGGGACACGCTGAGTGTCGGTAAATATTTTATCACGAAGTTGGAAGATGGTGAGATTAAATATATTCTGGACCCGACGACGACAGAGATTGTATATAATACAGTACGTACGAAAGCAGGAAGTACAGCAAGTCTAATGTTGTCTGATGGAAGTAGGGTTTGGCTCAACGTGAATTCTGAGATTAAATACCCCATCAACTTTTCATCCGATACGCGGGAGGTGCAACTCAAAGGCGAAGGCTACTTTGAGGTTGAGCATCAGGAGCATGAATTGCGTAGAATTCCTTTTTACGTAAGAGGCAGTACACACACAATTGCAGTTTTAGGAACAAAGTTTAATGTCGATTTTACGAAATCAAATGTCACCGCGTTAGTTGATGGCAAGGTTTCCATTGCTAAAGGGGATCTAAATGATCAGGTTCGTGATTTGGATTTTAATGTTACGCTCTTGCCAAATCAAGTTTATTCCGAGGGGCGAGTCAGTTACAGTGATAATATTTTGCAATATCTTGATTGGAAAGAAGGCTATTTCAGTTTGAGCAACAGAACACTCGGTTCGGTCGTTCAAAAGATATCGGCTTGGTATGGAATAAAAGTGATTGTAGATGACTCAATTAAGAATAGTCTGTTGTATGGACGTATTAATAGAAAAAAGAGTCTTAAAGAAGTTTTAAGTCTTATTTCAGATGCTATTCCTCTAACCTACGAATTTGATAAAAATGTGCTTTACCTAAAAAAAGCAACGCAACCTTAA
- a CDS encoding MBL fold metallo-hydrolase, with translation MIRYCALASGSNGNCYYVAKDDTAILVDAGINNKHIHLRMSSLGIMPSHIKALFITHEHSDHIQGLSVFAKRYQIPVYITAGTLAGSRLNLPDHLVRIILPQEVVQIGPLTIYGIPKYHDAKEPCSFMISDGKLNIAVLTDLGRVCDNVKTAIKHADVLFLESNYDEEMLDKGRYSYYLKNRIRSGWGHISNAASLQAFLENRSSRLKHLILGHLSGENNRIELVQETFEPHCGDIRLSIANRYEHTAMFEISTAEVHVERLVIVEETEEIQRIVTSERIEIRG, from the coding sequence ATGATTCGGTATTGCGCGCTTGCTTCAGGGAGTAATGGAAATTGTTATTATGTTGCCAAAGACGATACGGCTATCTTAGTCGATGCAGGCATCAATAATAAGCATATACATTTACGAATGAGTAGTTTAGGTATTATGCCGAGCCATATCAAAGCGCTATTCATCACCCACGAGCATTCGGATCATATTCAAGGCTTGTCGGTTTTTGCTAAGCGCTATCAAATTCCGGTCTATATTACCGCCGGCACATTGGCGGGTTCTCGCTTAAACCTTCCTGATCATCTGGTTCGAATCATTCTGCCGCAAGAAGTGGTGCAGATTGGTCCTTTGACTATTTATGGTATTCCCAAATACCATGACGCTAAAGAACCTTGTAGCTTTATGATTTCGGACGGCAAGTTGAATATTGCTGTCCTGACGGATTTGGGTCGCGTTTGTGATAATGTGAAAACGGCGATAAAACATGCCGATGTCCTGTTCTTGGAGTCTAATTATGATGAAGAGATGTTGGATAAAGGGCGTTATTCCTATTACCTCAAAAATAGGATCAGAAGTGGTTGGGGGCATATTTCGAATGCCGCCTCTTTGCAAGCTTTTCTCGAAAACAGAAGTTCACGCTTGAAGCATTTAATTCTCGGCCACCTGTCTGGAGAAAATAACAGGATAGAGCTCGTTCAGGAGACGTTCGAACCGCATTGTGGGGATATCAGGTTGTCTATTGCTAATCGATATGAGCATACGGCAATGTTTGAAATCAGTACTGCGGAGGTGCATGTGGAGCGTCTTGTTATTGTGGAGGAGACGGAGGAGATCCAAAGGATCGTGACGAGTGAGAGAATTGAGATTAGGGGGTGA